From Candidatus Zixiibacteriota bacterium, one genomic window encodes:
- a CDS encoding RNA methyltransferase, whose product MSLTRTELKDIASLLTKKGRKLKHQFLAEGVRLLEEADRHNYRPLVVYWSESMLSERGRALVTRLRGQKIPLQELPARQLAAIADSRSPQGIVGRFSVPGMHLTELLARRTRSVLVCENISDPGNLGTLFRSALAFGFDDVILAGNCAEPWSPKVARASAGALFGLNLAVDSTDQILGAMQQHRFVIVAADIGGSMDLDRLQADLPDAPVAVAIGSEAEGLSDALLHTATLRVRVEHSPKVESLNAAVAGSILMREIYHRNRG is encoded by the coding sequence GTGTCACTGACCCGAACAGAACTCAAAGATATTGCATCGCTGTTGACGAAAAAAGGTAGAAAACTGAAACATCAGTTTTTGGCGGAGGGCGTTCGGTTGCTCGAAGAGGCAGACCGGCACAACTACCGGCCATTGGTAGTCTACTGGTCGGAGTCAATGCTCTCGGAGCGCGGTCGTGCGCTGGTGACACGTCTCAGAGGGCAGAAGATACCGTTGCAGGAGCTCCCGGCTCGGCAGCTGGCGGCGATTGCGGATTCCAGAAGTCCGCAGGGGATTGTCGGGCGGTTTTCGGTACCGGGCATGCATTTGACCGAACTCCTGGCCCGGCGCACGCGTAGTGTTCTTGTGTGCGAGAATATCAGCGATCCGGGGAATCTGGGAACGTTGTTCCGGTCGGCGCTGGCATTTGGTTTTGACGACGTTATTCTGGCCGGGAACTGCGCCGAGCCGTGGTCGCCCAAGGTGGCCCGAGCTTCGGCAGGTGCATTGTTTGGCCTGAACCTGGCGGTTGACTCAACAGATCAGATTCTTGGCGCCATGCAGCAACACCGGTTTGTAATCGTGGCCGCCGATATTGGTGGCTCAATGGATCTAGACCGCCTGCAGGCCGACCTGCCCGACGCACCTGTCGCTGTAGCGATAGGTTCGGAAGCTGAGGGGTTGTCGGACGCACTGCTGCACACCGCCACACTGCGCGTCAGAGTTGAGCATTCACCGAAAGTGGAATCACTCAACGCGGCGGTGGCGGGGTCTATCCTCATGAGAGAGATTTATCATCGGAATCGGGGTTAA
- a CDS encoding patatin-like phospholipase family protein, whose amino-acid sequence MFLLVMVLFAHGAAMGADTLRIGGVDGPDPADDRRTYPVLLALSGGGARGLASIGVLKAFEEKGIRVAAVAGTSMGGVIGGLYACGYSPDDLRRIMRQTDFNSLFTNEPARSTMFLTQRQERDRHLLSIRFRGLRPHIPQGLTAGQKLTSLLAELTLPATYRAGGDFGRFRIPFKAVTTDVASGNMVVLSQGSLAEAMRATMAFPLAFTGLDRDHQLLMDGGMVMPIPVEIVRQMCDSVPLVVAVNTTSPLLPKEELSTPVDIANQVTTIMVADQLRAQLHMADFVLQPVTDNYTSTSFAEKESIIDGGYQAGLLAADSIIVLSKAMQEGGRLVVNGITLSSRAAVDSNAIAQHFVGLRFNRQELADSLKSITRQYGLFEIRAWFDQPFQGESNSRSEARAAKLHIDAYPCLPASKVRFQFQGISSFTENELLSIMQLPDTALSPPVLRSGLMRIIDHYRRDGHDLANIKHPEVVHDSSLVRVEIDEAIIRRIVVKQNRHTRDWFVRSYLPLKAGKPYSTGAAARGIADIYGTDLFDRVGFDLQPAGDSAVMTITVDEKNYSQVRLGWHWHDEYKSEEFAELLNDNWLGMGVEYQMHGRYSDRRRELFGELKANRIFATYLTGQVRLYGTRLVRVMYDVEGNEQGMRTEKRFGGFLRFGQQIARLGTVTGRFLREQVSYVSGDPAVESHWQRTSFSLESLVETLDRWPFPESGKKHQFELEAAVKFLGGEAQYTRLHWSVEAYFPISARLNYHPRFALGWSRDGLPPSERFYVGGQRSFAGYRTDRLSGDKMILVNQELRLALPLRFYATAQYDLGEVYTITDDIKLRNLRHGLGVSLAFDSPLGPVELGYGRAENESDRLYFSAGLDF is encoded by the coding sequence GTGTTTCTGCTGGTCATGGTGCTGTTCGCGCACGGCGCCGCGATGGGTGCCGACACCCTGCGAATAGGAGGGGTCGATGGCCCTGATCCTGCCGACGACCGGCGGACCTATCCTGTGTTGTTGGCTCTGTCGGGTGGCGGAGCGCGCGGCCTGGCCTCCATCGGAGTCCTGAAGGCATTCGAAGAAAAAGGGATTCGCGTTGCGGCCGTCGCGGGAACATCGATGGGCGGCGTCATCGGGGGCCTCTACGCGTGCGGCTATTCGCCCGACGACCTCCGGCGCATCATGCGGCAAACGGATTTCAACAGCCTCTTCACCAACGAGCCGGCTCGCTCCACCATGTTCCTCACCCAGCGTCAGGAACGGGACCGACATCTCCTGTCCATCCGCTTTCGAGGACTCCGCCCGCACATTCCACAGGGACTGACCGCCGGACAGAAGCTCACGTCGCTCCTTGCTGAACTGACTCTTCCCGCCACCTATCGCGCCGGCGGCGATTTCGGACGGTTTCGTATCCCGTTCAAAGCTGTTACTACCGACGTAGCCAGCGGCAACATGGTCGTCCTGTCTCAGGGCTCGCTGGCCGAAGCCATGCGCGCGACCATGGCGTTTCCATTGGCCTTTACCGGTCTCGACCGTGACCACCAACTGCTTATGGATGGCGGCATGGTGATGCCGATTCCAGTCGAGATTGTCCGTCAGATGTGTGACTCTGTCCCCCTCGTTGTGGCGGTCAATACCACCAGCCCCCTCCTGCCCAAGGAAGAATTGAGCACGCCGGTCGATATCGCCAACCAGGTCACCACCATCATGGTAGCCGACCAATTACGCGCGCAGTTGCACATGGCAGACTTCGTCCTGCAGCCGGTAACTGACAATTACACCTCAACAAGTTTCGCTGAAAAGGAGAGCATCATCGATGGCGGCTATCAGGCCGGACTTCTCGCAGCCGACAGTATCATTGTGCTGAGTAAGGCAATGCAGGAAGGCGGCCGTCTTGTGGTGAATGGCATTACGCTCTCATCGCGCGCAGCGGTCGACTCCAACGCGATTGCACAACATTTTGTCGGACTTCGTTTCAACCGGCAGGAGTTGGCCGACTCCCTCAAAAGCATCACTCGGCAGTACGGCCTGTTTGAGATCCGCGCCTGGTTTGATCAACCGTTTCAAGGCGAATCGAACAGCCGGTCGGAAGCACGAGCAGCCAAGCTTCACATCGATGCCTACCCATGTCTGCCTGCGAGCAAGGTACGATTTCAGTTCCAAGGGATCAGCAGTTTCACCGAAAACGAACTTCTGTCCATTATGCAGCTTCCGGATACCGCATTGTCGCCCCCGGTCCTTCGGTCGGGACTGATGCGCATCATCGACCATTACCGCCGCGACGGTCATGATCTGGCGAACATCAAACACCCCGAGGTCGTTCACGACAGCAGCCTGGTGCGAGTCGAGATCGATGAAGCGATCATCCGGCGAATCGTGGTAAAGCAGAACAGACACACGCGCGACTGGTTTGTCCGCTCGTACCTTCCTCTCAAGGCCGGCAAGCCGTATTCCACCGGCGCCGCGGCACGGGGGATTGCCGATATCTATGGCACCGACCTGTTTGACCGGGTTGGTTTTGATCTGCAACCGGCCGGCGACAGCGCTGTTATGACCATCACCGTCGACGAGAAAAACTACTCGCAGGTCCGGTTGGGCTGGCACTGGCATGACGAGTACAAATCCGAGGAATTCGCCGAGCTGCTCAACGACAACTGGCTGGGGATGGGCGTCGAATATCAAATGCATGGTCGGTACAGCGACCGTCGGCGCGAACTGTTCGGCGAACTGAAAGCCAACCGCATATTTGCCACCTATCTCACCGGACAGGTTCGGCTCTACGGCACCCGCCTGGTGCGAGTGATGTACGACGTCGAAGGCAACGAGCAGGGCATGCGCACGGAAAAACGCTTCGGCGGCTTCCTTCGCTTCGGACAGCAGATAGCCCGCCTGGGTACGGTAACGGGTCGCTTTCTGCGTGAGCAGGTGTCGTATGTCAGCGGCGATCCCGCGGTCGAGAGTCACTGGCAACGGACCAGCTTCTCCCTTGAGTCGTTGGTCGAGACACTCGACCGCTGGCCGTTTCCCGAGTCAGGCAAGAAGCATCAGTTTGAACTCGAAGCCGCGGTGAAGTTCCTTGGCGGCGAGGCCCAGTACACCCGGCTGCATTGGTCTGTGGAAGCCTATTTCCCGATTTCTGCCCGGCTCAACTATCATCCGCGATTCGCACTTGGCTGGTCTCGCGACGGCCTGCCGCCGTCTGAACGATTCTATGTCGGCGGGCAGCGCTCGTTTGCGGGCTATCGCACCGATCGCCTCTCCGGCGACAAAATGATCCTGGTCAACCAGGAATTGAGACTGGCGCTGCCGTTGCGGTTCTATGCGACGGCTCAGTACGATCTCGGTGAAGTGTACACTATCACCGATGATATCAAGCTCCGTAATCT
- the sppA gene encoding signal peptide peptidase SppA: MKTSFSIFLAAIVGHGVLLTQSTQGQTVKRIAQPEGVFYYQPAASVFGSEAVWVNPAGLGRFNSSSMQVMADYFDGDVARSWGWVVQADRLSTAFRYLDDQFGGNFKEWVFAGGMPVGGMFNLGLSYRYFPDGPGSYDGQHNWTIGAQGNTRGVISWAAVYSNLNRSKVNGERTETEQRYSLAYRTWQDRLTLAVDAFLSTKTQFNNADFVYHAELSPRAGLYVNGFVDSDRGWQIGLRVNILRQFAGFKSRFSRGGDGRGTTAFIGTTHLMQPSLITRPQRPLAISLAGELPENPPRPVFGRSTIPFISLVRTLYRAADDPSVSALQVSVGPYAGGFAKTQEIREALQRARQKGKRVICHLSEPGNLSYYLACAADSILISPVSRLNLVGLRTELTFYGGTLEKLGARIDMVRIGDYKSAAEIYTRSAATEENREQVNRLLDDVYDQFVAGIAQGRGLSEDSVRSIIDHGPFTSVDALTAGLVDGLCYPDEFKSAAGSKARMQSLGQYMADTVMSDRWEKQPSLAVVVAEGEITSDGGDISPFGRAGDVTPTPMRQALEQAVADSRVKGIILRVDSPGGSALASDEILHSIAKAATKKPLVVSMGNVAASGGYYVALSGRHLFADHGTITGSVGIYGGKADLSGLYQKIALGKELYTRGRFAGMMSTVRPFTDEERSKYYSQLKAFYDHFVSLVAENRSLPSDSVDKLGQGRVWSGSEALSAGLIDEIGGIKKAADFLNERLGLGDAYTVEVYPRRRPLVMLPAAPLVGAVVRVFTGRNPVEQLADIADLPAEGMLLARLPFDITIE; this comes from the coding sequence ATGAAGACAAGTTTCAGCATTTTCCTGGCGGCGATTGTGGGGCACGGTGTGCTTCTGACCCAATCAACACAGGGACAGACGGTGAAACGCATCGCGCAACCGGAAGGTGTATTTTATTACCAGCCGGCGGCCAGCGTGTTTGGGTCGGAAGCAGTCTGGGTGAATCCGGCCGGGTTGGGACGATTCAACAGTTCCAGCATGCAGGTGATGGCCGACTATTTCGACGGCGATGTGGCGCGAAGCTGGGGCTGGGTGGTGCAGGCGGACCGGCTGTCGACTGCCTTCCGATATCTCGACGATCAATTCGGCGGGAATTTCAAGGAATGGGTGTTTGCGGGCGGGATGCCAGTTGGAGGGATGTTCAACCTCGGCCTGTCGTACCGATATTTCCCCGACGGCCCGGGTTCGTACGATGGGCAGCACAACTGGACGATTGGCGCACAGGGAAATACTCGAGGCGTAATCTCCTGGGCCGCGGTCTACTCCAATCTGAATCGAAGCAAAGTGAACGGCGAGCGAACCGAGACGGAACAGCGCTATTCGCTGGCGTATCGCACGTGGCAGGATCGTCTGACGCTCGCCGTCGACGCGTTTCTTTCCACCAAGACGCAGTTCAACAATGCGGATTTCGTGTATCATGCCGAATTGTCCCCGCGCGCCGGTCTGTATGTGAATGGCTTTGTCGATTCCGATCGAGGCTGGCAGATCGGTCTGCGGGTAAACATCCTGCGTCAGTTCGCGGGTTTCAAGAGCCGCTTTTCACGTGGTGGTGATGGGCGCGGCACAACCGCTTTCATTGGGACGACGCATTTGATGCAACCGTCGCTGATCACCCGGCCGCAGCGTCCCCTTGCCATTAGTCTTGCTGGTGAGCTACCGGAAAACCCGCCCCGCCCCGTATTTGGGCGATCGACGATACCGTTTATCTCGCTTGTGAGAACTCTCTACCGAGCGGCCGATGATCCCTCGGTCAGCGCGCTTCAAGTCTCGGTTGGACCCTATGCCGGCGGATTCGCCAAAACTCAGGAGATCAGGGAGGCGCTCCAGCGCGCCCGCCAGAAGGGGAAACGGGTAATTTGTCACCTCAGTGAACCCGGCAACTTGTCCTATTATCTGGCTTGTGCCGCTGATTCGATTCTGATAAGTCCAGTCAGCCGACTGAATCTGGTCGGACTACGCACTGAGCTCACGTTTTATGGCGGGACTCTTGAAAAGCTGGGGGCCAGGATCGATATGGTCCGCATTGGTGATTATAAGAGCGCTGCCGAGATCTACACGCGTTCAGCTGCCACAGAAGAGAACCGGGAGCAAGTCAATCGCCTCCTCGATGACGTGTACGACCAGTTTGTGGCCGGAATCGCTCAAGGGCGCGGCCTGAGCGAAGATTCGGTCAGGAGTATTATAGACCATGGGCCGTTTACGTCTGTCGATGCTCTGACGGCCGGCCTGGTGGATGGCTTATGCTATCCGGATGAGTTCAAGTCCGCAGCCGGTTCGAAAGCTCGAATGCAATCGCTCGGACAGTATATGGCCGACACGGTGATGTCTGACCGATGGGAGAAGCAGCCATCGCTGGCGGTCGTGGTTGCTGAAGGAGAGATCACTTCCGACGGCGGCGACATCTCGCCCTTTGGGCGTGCCGGAGATGTGACACCGACACCGATGCGTCAGGCACTGGAGCAGGCTGTCGCTGATTCCCGGGTGAAAGGTATAATTCTTCGCGTAGATTCGCCGGGGGGCTCGGCTCTGGCATCTGACGAGATCCTTCATTCGATCGCCAAAGCTGCCACGAAGAAACCGCTGGTGGTCTCGATGGGGAATGTTGCGGCCTCCGGGGGATACTATGTGGCGTTGTCCGGGAGACACCTGTTCGCCGACCATGGAACCATTACCGGCTCCGTGGGCATTTATGGCGGTAAAGCGGACTTGTCCGGGCTGTACCAGAAAATCGCTCTCGGCAAAGAGCTGTACACCAGAGGGAGATTTGCCGGCATGATGAGTACGGTTCGCCCATTCACGGATGAGGAGCGGTCGAAGTATTACAGTCAGCTAAAGGCCTTCTACGACCATTTTGTGAGTCTGGTGGCTGAGAATAGGTCGCTGCCGTCCGATTCGGTTGACAAGCTGGGACAGGGACGTGTCTGGTCGGGAAGTGAAGCGCTATCGGCCGGTTTAATAGATGAAATTGGCGGCATCAAGAAGGCAGCGGACTTTCTCAACGAGCGGCTTGGGCTTGGGGATGCGTACACGGTCGAGGTGTATCCTCGTCGTCGGCCATTAGTGATGCTGCCGGCCGCACCGTTGGTAGGGGCTGTAGTACGAGTGTTCACGGGACGGAATCCAGTTGAGCAATTGGCCGACATTGCCGACTTGCCTGCCGAGGGAATGTTGCTGGCCCGTTTGCCGTTTGATATCACCATTGAATAG